Genomic window (ANME-2 cluster archaeon):
TGACGGGGACGCGCTAAAGCATTACAGGTTGGTGCATGAATCCCAGGCCAACCCCTATGTCCGCGGCGGTAATGAGGAAAAGAGATGCAAGGCACTATATAATATGTTATATAACGGCAATCTCCAGGTGGAGGATACCGGTTATGTTAAGATCTTCGAGTTCGTGAACGGTGCGACCATTAGCGGAAAAGCACCCGATGGCGCCACAGTTAAGATCTCCAATAGTATCATGACAAACCAGGGTCGGTTGTTCACATATAGGCAAACTGCAACTGTAGAGAACGGTACATATAGCTTTGTGGTGCCGTATTCCACACTGGGCCCCATACCGGATGAGACCAACTTTGATACCAGGCCCACCGGGCCATATACCATCACGGCAGTGGATGTATCAAAGACCGTGGACGTTGCGGAACAGGATGTATTGGACGGCGGAACGGTTACTTTGGATATAGCCTGACTGCTGCAAAAACCGATTATGGTCAGGTAGATTCCGGATTTTCAGGTCTACCTGTCTGATCATGTATAACATTTAAATATCCAAAACGTCAAGGCACTTGAATCATGGTTAATTGGAAGAACTTGGACTTAGAATTTGACAAGCATGCTTTCAAACATGGGATCAAAGATTATGAAATTGAACAAATTTTTAAAGGAAAGATTTATAAAAGAAAGATCTATTTCAACAAAGAGTTACGCTATCAGGTTATTGGTGAAGTGTTTGGTAGACTTATAATGGTTATCGCAGTATCATTAGG
Coding sequences:
- a CDS encoding BrnT family toxin translates to MVNWKNLDLEFDKHAFKHGIKDYEIEQIFKGKIYKRKIYFNKELRYQVIGEVFGRLIMVIAVSLGNDRLKVFSARIAPEYKEIYDNKAK